The Sander lucioperca isolate FBNREF2018 chromosome 4, SLUC_FBN_1.2, whole genome shotgun sequence DNA segment TGTCTTCAACTTCAAAGCTTTGGAAACACCACAGAGTGAGTAGAGAGTCGCTGTTAGGCGTCCTGAATATAGATGATTGATTTCCCGaaaaaatgcaatgcaaaaaaaaaattaagctgTGGGCATCTTAGCCTATATGTCCAACTTAATACACAGAACTCAGACAGTAGACAGTTTGTTGCAGCCATCGCGGTCAGTGTTAGCAGGGGTGTCATATACTGGTGTACGCAGTTTACCATCATTTGTTAAATTGCTTATATTGCTAAAAAGATGAACCGTGAAATGCATGGAGTATCACGACAGAGtctgaaagttaaaaaaagaacattacACCTGCTTATTGCGCGGTCTCTGGTTCTAAGTCACATGTATGCAGCTTATTTACAACAATACATCATGACTGTTTGGTGGTATTATTCACGTGGTATATTTGCGTAGATTTATTAAAGCGGCAGAACGATAGGGAGTTAATATAAGCCAGCTTTGGGCGTCAGATGTTGCTTCTCGCTTCATTAAATAAAACCAACAACCAACAAGTAACCAGCTAACCAAACTCTTTTAAAGACTAGCGTGCACTTGGTTTCTAATGCGTGTCAACATTTAGAAAATATTTTATCGATCTGTTAATCACACTAAGACCGAATGTTTTAACATGTCAAATCACCATACGCGCATTCCTCCTCTACTCTGTCATGGTTGCTTGTCATCGAGAGATCCGTGTCTCGGTCTGAAGATTACGCACGTGGATTACGCACAAATGCCCAAAATAAAACCTAAAACAGACGCGCAGTAGCACTGCACGTCAACATGACGCTTTTACGCACATTCAGTGTCATTTATGCCACTCACGCGCGCCCTCGCATCAAAACAAAGTGCCCTTCCGTTTGGAGTGTACAGTCAGATACTGATACTGATTTTACAATTCCATCCTTACCAATGCCAATGTCCACACAGTAAATTGGTAACTTTTTGGATAGCATTATTAAGTTATACACTGCTAAGATCTTGTCAGATTGTTATCTATTTATTATGCTCTCATCTGTATCGCAGTCGGGCCTGACACAATCTACACACATGGATCATGTGCAATCAAATCAAAACGCCTAGCTTTGCCCATGCGCACCCCTGCTTTGTGGAATTGGATGAACTGCAAAACACACATCAAAGTTTCCCAATATTTCTTGTAAGTGCAAATGTCAGATAATGTTTGATCTCTTCCAACTTGTTTCCGTCCTTTTTGGTGGACTGTATTATTTCGCCATGCTTCAAAACAgagaatattttttattttattttaaggtcAACAATGTCAGAAAGCTGGGCTGCGAAAGTCACTCATGTTCCTGTTCGTTCTCCTCTCAGGTCCAAGAGATAATGCCAGTTCAGACGACCACTGCTGCTCCATATCGACCAGTGACAGGTGCTCCCCCGCAGTGTCTGAACCCATAACGGAGGGCAGCGACGAAGCCGACCGGAAAACAAGCGACAGCCATCTGACCGACGACAACGAGGACGCGCACAACGGCTGTGACGCACGGTCGGAGCAAGACGCATCCTCGGACCCGAACTCCATCCGGAAGAAGAAGACTCGGACCGTGTTCAGCCGCAGTCAGGTGTTTCAGCTGGAGTCCACCTTCGATGTGAAGCGGTACCTGAGCAGCTCGGAGAGAGCGGGTCTGGCGGCGTCTCTCCACCTGACAGAGACTCAGGTGAAGATCTGGTTCCAGAACCGGAGGAATAAATGGAAGAGACAGCTGGCGGCGGACCTTGAGGCTGCACATATCCCACACTCCACCCAGCGGATTGTCAGGGTCCCCATCTTGTATCATGAGGGGCCCGCACCCACTGCAGCGCTGGGTTTTAACCTGAACGGACATCCACTTTCTCCACCCGTCGCGGGGTTCTCCAGCTCCATCAACTACCCTCTGTCCTCGTTTGCTCACTCCATGAGCATGTTAAGATCGCAGATGACCGGCTTGGTGTAAAGACTGTCGGAGACTAATATTAAACTGTTTATAACATGAATTCACCCTGTTCAATACTGAGTCGTGCAATAACCCACAATGCCGCAGAAAACTGTTGACTGCATCCAAAGATAAGAGCCGCGGAGACAttaatgaaaacacacagcGATAAATAATCTGTATCTATTGTCTGTGCTCCTGTCACAGAATAAACAGACATGGCAAGGCCGAGAGCAAGGGAGGCCGAAACTGTTTATGTACCCTACTGTATGTTTGAATACACACGTATTTTTGCAAACTTTTATATTTAAAGCTACACATTTTTCcaactttgtcactttttcacataatagatgaataaaaaaacaagcacacaATTGTCTGCATGTCTGTTGTTTATATACTGAGCTCAAATGTGTCTTCCTCTGTCAATCATAAGGGTCCCAGAGAAGTGTTTAGAGAATAAAGTGAAGCCATGTGTGCTGTGACACAACGCTTAAAGCAGCAAactgtatatgtatttttcGTAAATGACAGTGAACCTTTTATAGCCTACACTTGAAGTTGCTGCTATAGACTCTATTATGACTATTCAAGCTCGTCTTGCTTCCATGCCAGCTGAGCATCTACTTCATTAAATAatctttgtaaaaataaataataaaaaaaaaacattatttttgccATAAATATAGGCAAAATAATCGCGTATAAAAATGCATTGGACAGGCAAGTCATTTATAACAAATGCCCGGAAGTCAGCAAGTCGTGTCCTTGGGTTAATTGGAGAACGTTTTAATGTATATGACAAAATAAGTCAAAACGCCACGTGAGAACGTGTTGTTTCCGAATGCATAACATACATATTACTTTATTAACACGTTTCGGAGTTTCCAACCCGttgtggataaaaaaaaaaaaaagtttgcccAACGTTAAAACACATGGGCGGTTAAGACAGGTGctacacaaaatttaaaaaaataataataaaaagggcTAAAATTGTATTAACAGAACCACGAGGTAAGAGTGATCTAAATTACATTTACCCGCTTTAAATGAACAACATATATGACTAGGTAGTCTATGGACTATAAATAGGCCTACAGTAAataattccaataaagaaaGGACCATTTTGTGAATGCAACATGTTGTAAATGTGAAAAGCAACTATTTGTGTTGGTATATTTTCAATataatactttttattttaatatgtaGCTACTTCAAATGCAGAAAGCCCAACTCAGAGAAATAATATTACTCAATTCTAAACCAGAGTAGTGCTTTTGGAAAATGCTAaaaatcacatacacacacacacacacacacacacacacacacacaaagcaatgccactaataataatttgattcacttttaagattttttcATGTTTGGGACACCCACATCTGAGTCGAATTAAGCAGCCTGGCCGAACttcagaaagagagagcaggcTAATCAAAACCACCATCGATTGTGCATCATGGTCTCATAACGCACATACAGTACTATGGTGTGAAATAACAGTGACATTAAAGTCTTTATTTCCCT contains these protein-coding regions:
- the LOC116045772 gene encoding homeobox protein HMX1-like, producing the protein MQKKLTDNQTPTSSKASSFFIENILGKGRNRHESTSDRSHGEAGVDTVSTETRVLSTHQAEASAPAPDASGSTARSPSRDSPLQWYRGGAVFNFKALETPQSPRDNASSDDHCCSISTSDRCSPAVSEPITEGSDEADRKTSDSHLTDDNEDAHNGCDARSEQDASSDPNSIRKKKTRTVFSRSQVFQLESTFDVKRYLSSSERAGLAASLHLTETQVKIWFQNRRNKWKRQLAADLEAAHIPHSTQRIVRVPILYHEGPAPTAALGFNLNGHPLSPPVAGFSSSINYPLSSFAHSMSMLRSQMTGLV